The sequence TTCTTCTTCGGCGTGCCCCGTTTCAACCTCAGCGCCATGATCACCATGATGCTGGTTTCCCTGACGACCATGATCGAATCAACCGGGGTCTTCTTCGCCTTGAGCGACCTCACCGGGCGGAAACTGACAACCAAGGACCTCAAACGGGGCTACCGGGCCGAGGGGATCGCCGCCATCCTGGGTGGTCTCTTCAATACCTTCCCGTATTCGACCTTCTCCGAAAACGTCGGCGTCCTCAAGATGTCTGGCGTCAAGACTCGCCGGCCCGTTTACTACGCGGCCTTCATGCTGCTCCTGCTGGGACTCTTGCCAAAGGTCGGTGCCTTGGCAACGGTCATTCCGACGCCGGTCCTGGGTGGTGCCATGATCGTCATGTTCGGGATGGTCGGCGTCCAAGGCGTTCAAATCCTGCACAAGGTTGACTTCAGCAACAACGCCAACCTGTTGACCGCCTCCGTCTCCATCGGGCTGGGACTCGGAATCACTATGTACCCGCACATCTTCCAGTACCTGCCAACGGAAGTGCAGATCATCCTGGGCAACGGGATCGTGGTCACCAGCGTTTCCGCCGTTCTTTTGAACCTACTTTTCAACCACCGGTGGGCAAAGCGGTCTGCCGACTAATCTCATTTTTTTCTCATTTGCGTGTTGACTTTCTCATTTCGACACGCTATGATAATTGCAACAATTATCGTTTCAGTAGCTGCTCTGTTGGGTGTCAGAGAGCCGGTGGTGATGTGCGAACCGGTCAGGCAGGGTGAGTGAATTATCGCGAGGATTTTGATTGTCCGGCCATGATCAGTGCCGTTACCACCTGATAAGAGTGCGCGCCGAATCGCAGTGCGTAAGTGGGTGGTACCGCGGTAATTATCGTCCCGTTGATTTATTTCAACGGGGCGTTTTTTATTGGAAGGAGTATATTTATGAAAAAAGTCAGTTTCGGTGAGTCAATCACCATCCTAGTCATCATGCTAATCATCCTGGGGACGGCCGTCATTCACTTCGGCCTGTCCCCGCAGATTCCGGTCCTCTTTACGATCGCACTGCTGATCTTTTGGGCTCGGTTCCGGGGTGCCGCTTGGGACGATATCCACAAGGGAATCCAGGACGGGATCGGCACCGCCATCATCCCGATCTTCATCTTCATCCTGATCGGGGCCCTGATCGCCGTCTGGATTAAGGCCGGGATCATCCCGTCGATCATGGTGGTCGGCTTCAAGCTCATCAGCAGCCGCTTCTTCATTCCTTCGACCTTCATCGTCTGCTCACTGGTCGGCCTGTCGATCGGGAGTGGCTTCACCACCATTTCCACCATCGGAATTGCCCTCTTCGGGATGGGGGTGGCGATGAACGCCAACCCTGCCCTGGTCGCCGGGGCAATCATCTCCGGGGCCGTCTTCGGGGACAAGATGTCGCCGCTGTCCGATTCGACCAACCTGGCCTCAGCCATCGCCGGCAGCGACCTCTTCGCCCACATTAAGAACATGATGTGGTCCACCATCCCGTCATTCATTGTTTCCTTCATTCTCTTCTGGATTTTGGGAAATTCCAACGGCCAGATGAGTGCCGGCAAGATTGCTCGGACCACTGCCGTCCTGCAGGCCCACTTCAGCGTTACCTGGTGGGCGATTCTACCAATCATCCTAATGTTTGTCTGCGCCTGGCGCCACATTCCGGCGATTCCAACGCTCTTCATCAACATTCTGGTGACGGTCGTTATGATTTTCTGCCAGGACCCGCACGAATCACTGAAATCCCTGACGAACCTGATTTCCGAAGGCTTCGTCGCCCACACCTCGGACGCCGGGGTCAACGCCCTGCTCTCCCGGGGCGGAATCACTAGCATGATGGGGACCGTCTCCCTGATCATCGTCACCCTATCACTCGGGGGGATCCTGATGCAGTTCCACGTCGTCCAATCGGCCATGGAACCCCTGGTCAAGCGGCTGCAAAAGCCTGGTCCGCTGGTGACGACCACGATCTTATCCGGGATCGGCATCAACCTCTTCGTCGGTGAGCAGTACCTCTCCGTCATCCTGCCTGGGAAGGCCTTCAAGCCCGCCTTTCAACGGATGGGCCTGGATCCCCTGGCCCTCAGCCGGGTGCTGGAAGATGGTGGGAGCGTCATCAACTACCTGATCCCGTGGGGCGTGGCCGGTTCGTTTGCCGCCTCGACTCTGGGCGTGCCGGTGCTTCACTTCCTGCCCTTCGTCTTCTTCAGCCTCTTCTCGCCGGTCTTCTCAATCCTGAGTGGATTTACTGGTGTTGGATTGAAATGGAAACAGAAACCAGTAATTAAGAATTAATCAAAAATGCGCTATGTGATTACATAAAAGTAATTACATAGCGCATTTTTAATTATAGTTATTTTCTGATTTGAATACTTCTTTTTCAATTGCGTATTTGTGCAAAGATCTTAAAAGCTGTTCTTTTGGCTCTTCAATATTCGAATTTGCTAACAAAAAACTGATATAGTAATCCATAAATTTTTCTACCTGACCGGTAACATCACTAATTTTTTGAAGATTAATTTGTTCTGCCATACCAATAACAAGAGCATAAAAAAAGTCTAAGCAATATTTTTTCTTATTACTTTTTACTATGCCCTCTTTAATTAGTGAATCAAAGAATAAAGCATCACGTTTGTGAGTACTTCCTGCCCAAACTACTTTATTTAACGTTGGGTCTTGAAATACCGGACTATCAAAAATTTTTAAATACACATCATGTTCATTAAAAACTTCTTGAGAGTGGGCAGAATAAAAAGCATAGTTATAAATTTCAGGTTGCTGGAAAGCAAAGTAAGCATACCTAGTAATCATGGTAATCCACTGATAGTAAGATTTCTGTTCCTTCTTTTTTAAGATAGTTGCCAAATCAGCAAGATACGGACTGATAATGTGTAAGATCGCTAATGATAATAATTGTTCTGAATCTCTGAAGTAATTATAGATGGAAGCACTATTCTTTCCTGCCTCTTTCGCAACATTCCTTACAGTAAAATTAGCTATTCCTAATTTTTGAATGACTAAACAGCTTTGTTCAACAAAATACTTTTTCTTTTTATTACGTGTTGCAGGCGTATCTTTTGTTCGCATTTCTTATTAACTCCTCGTGATTATCTTATATGCTTTAAGCTGTGCCCAATAAGTAATCGGTTACATAGAGCGTGATTATTTTTTAATTCTTATTGTAATTATACACCAAAAGTTATAAATTAAACATGTGGTTAAAATAAACAAGCGATTATTTTATAGTGATGAGGAGTGAAATTATATGATTCAGGTTTCAGAAAAACAGGTTTCGTCTGTATTGACAGCTAATAAAACTCTTGAAGCAATTCGTGAAGCATATAAAGATAATGCTAACGGGCAAATTTATATGCCGGACCGAATGTACATGGATATACGTGGAAAGAAGAACATGGGACAGTGGTTAATCGCTAATGATTTGAAGAAGCCATATTTTGGTGCCAAATTTTCGGCGGTTTTTCCAAACAATCGTAGCAAAAATCTTCCTGTTACAAACTCACAAATTAGTTTATATTCAGCAAATGATGGACAACTGCTGGCGTTAATTGACGCTAACTATTTAACTGCTATTAAAACCGGTGGTAGTGCTGCCGTCGCCACTGACTTATTAGCAAATAAAGATGCGAACACCTTGGCGGTTATTGGTAGCGGCTTTCAAGCATATGCACAAGTAAAAATGATTCAGCACGTTCGCCATTTAAACAAAGTAATCGTTTTCGATTTATCTAAAGACCACTACAAGAAATTCAAAAAACAGATCGAAGATGCTCAGGAATATCCATATGATATTGTCTATTCCTCTTCTGCAGATGAAGCAATAGCTAGCGCAGATATTATCTGCACTTGTACACCATCTCATACACCAGTATTTCACGGTCAAAAACTAAAAGATGGTGCTCATATCAACGCAATTGGATCATTTACCCCTGAAATGCAAGAAATTGATACAACAACAGTTCAAAGGGCATCCAAAGTATTTACAGAACACGTTGATGGGTTGTGGAAAGCGGCAGGCGATATTTTGATTCCATACCAAAATCACGATATTAACAAGGCGAAGGTTAATGGTTCAATCGGCGACATTCTGGTTGGCCAGAAAACAGCAAGATTAAACGATGACGAAATCACTTTATATGAAAGCGTTGGTTCAGGTGTACTAGATATTGCACTAGGTATTCTTGTATACGAGTCCCTCACACATAAGTAAGGAGGGAAGATTATTTTGGATAAGCAAATTGATTATAAAGATGCACCAATGGTGAAAGTCGATTGGCAAATCTTTATTGGCTTCTTTCTAGGCCAGATTGCCTGCAGCTACACATTAGGAGTTGCCGGAACTGCACTTAACCGTGCACAAAATATTCTCAACATTAATAGTTTTTGGATGGGATTACTCGGTGCCGGAACTTTAATCGGTCTATTTGGAAGTTTATTCGTTGGACACATCGCCGACAACATTGGCCGAAGAAAGCTGTTCTTAGTTGACATGTGGGCATTAGTTATCATTTCCCTGTTGCAATTAACGACAACGAACCTAACTTTCATATTAATTATTAGGATTTTGCTTGGAATTTGTATCGCAATCGACTACACGGTTGGTAGCTCTTTAATGACAGAGTGGCTTCCAACAAATAAGTATTCAAAATTTCAAAGTTTTCTTTTGTTATTTTGGATTACCGGTTATGTTGTTGCCTATTTAGTAGGAACTTTCACACCTAATTTAGGGCCTCATACTTGGCAAATAATCCTTGCTTCTACTTCTATTATCGGATTACTACCAGCCATTCAACGTTTAATAGTACGGCAACCCGAATCACCTAGCTGGTTGATCA comes from Limosilactobacillus sp. and encodes:
- the nhaC gene encoding Na+/H+ antiporter NhaC, which codes for MKKVSFGESITILVIMLIILGTAVIHFGLSPQIPVLFTIALLIFWARFRGAAWDDIHKGIQDGIGTAIIPIFIFILIGALIAVWIKAGIIPSIMVVGFKLISSRFFIPSTFIVCSLVGLSIGSGFTTISTIGIALFGMGVAMNANPALVAGAIISGAVFGDKMSPLSDSTNLASAIAGSDLFAHIKNMMWSTIPSFIVSFILFWILGNSNGQMSAGKIARTTAVLQAHFSVTWWAILPIILMFVCAWRHIPAIPTLFINILVTVVMIFCQDPHESLKSLTNLISEGFVAHTSDAGVNALLSRGGITSMMGTVSLIIVTLSLGGILMQFHVVQSAMEPLVKRLQKPGPLVTTTILSGIGINLFVGEQYLSVILPGKAFKPAFQRMGLDPLALSRVLEDGGSVINYLIPWGVAGSFAASTLGVPVLHFLPFVFFSLFSPVFSILSGFTGVGLKWKQKPVIKN
- a CDS encoding TetR/AcrR family transcriptional regulator — protein: MRTKDTPATRNKKKKYFVEQSCLVIQKLGIANFTVRNVAKEAGKNSASIYNYFRDSEQLLSLAILHIISPYLADLATILKKKEQKSYYQWITMITRYAYFAFQQPEIYNYAFYSAHSQEVFNEHDVYLKIFDSPVFQDPTLNKVVWAGSTHKRDALFFDSLIKEGIVKSNKKKYCLDFFYALVIGMAEQINLQKISDVTGQVEKFMDYYISFLLANSNIEEPKEQLLRSLHKYAIEKEVFKSENNYN
- a CDS encoding MFS transporter; translated protein: MDKQIDYKDAPMVKVDWQIFIGFFLGQIACSYTLGVAGTALNRAQNILNINSFWMGLLGAGTLIGLFGSLFVGHIADNIGRRKLFLVDMWALVIISLLQLTTTNLTFILIIRILLGICIAIDYTVGSSLMTEWLPTNKYSKFQSFLLLFWITGYVVAYLVGTFTPNLGPHTWQIILASTSIIGLLPAIQRLIVRQPESPSWLINKGRNEEAQTLIHKYIGKNYFITDPGQKTRKKVSWSELFSKRLWKHTVVGGMFYACQTFPFFGISIFLPILMQNMHIHNPYMSEILYNLFMIVGVVIGIIIFLNFKNKLATGLK
- a CDS encoding ornithine cyclodeaminase family protein; the encoded protein is MIQVSEKQVSSVLTANKTLEAIREAYKDNANGQIYMPDRMYMDIRGKKNMGQWLIANDLKKPYFGAKFSAVFPNNRSKNLPVTNSQISLYSANDGQLLALIDANYLTAIKTGGSAAVATDLLANKDANTLAVIGSGFQAYAQVKMIQHVRHLNKVIVFDLSKDHYKKFKKQIEDAQEYPYDIVYSSSADEAIASADIICTCTPSHTPVFHGQKLKDGAHINAIGSFTPEMQEIDTTTVQRASKVFTEHVDGLWKAAGDILIPYQNHDINKAKVNGSIGDILVGQKTARLNDDEITLYESVGSGVLDIALGILVYESLTHK